DNA from Musa acuminata AAA Group cultivar baxijiao chromosome BXJ1-5, Cavendish_Baxijiao_AAA, whole genome shotgun sequence:
CTCTGAAATTAGCTCTCAGGATTTTTTTCTACCAAGGCACATTATTGGGAGCAAACGAAAGAAGAACTAAGATGTCTTCAGGATGAGATTAGCACTGCATTGTTAAAGAAGATTGTTCGAAGTCCAAGCTCCACGATGCAGAAACTCAAAGGAAGGAAACGGAAAGAGTGCTGTTGGTGATCAATAACTTGGACGAAGCATCCGAACTGCTGAAGTCCGAGGAGGAGCGAATTAAGTTCTCAGCTGAGATGAAAAAGTTAAAGACGCAGCACCTGGCTGTGGTACAAAATGAAAGTGTAAGCTTACTGAGGAAAGCTGAAACAATTGATACTAGGATCAAGAGCTTTGAAACTGTTTCACATAGTGAATTGGTCTCGCTGCAGGAGGCAGAAGTTGTGTTGCAACAGGTGGTGGAAGAGAAGATCAGAGTCACTGAGACGAGAGAGGATGGGAGGTCTGAGCTAACTAGAAAAGCTGTTACTCGAACTGCCGGAGTGTGTCTTGCGATCGGACTTAAAAGAACAAGAGATTCGGATATGTGATGAAGCAATGCAACAGGAATCAAGAAGCTCGGAGGAGATGAGAGCTGAAAGTGATGGCAACAGAGAAGTTAAATCAGTTGCTGGTCACTGAAATGAAGTTTGCTCAGGGTATGTTTCTAAGAAGCTAGAACCGGAAGCTAAGCCATGCCCAGATGTTTCTGGAGGAAGTGTGTCTTGCGATCGGACTTAAAAGAACAAGAGATTTGGATATGTGATGAAGCAATGCAACAGGAATCAAGAAACTCGGAGGGAGATGAGAGCTGAAAGTAATGGCAACAGAGAAGTTAAATCAGTTGCTGGTCACTGAAAATGAAGTTTGCTCAGGGTATGTTTCTAAGAAGCTAGAACCGGAAGCTAAGCCATGCCCAGATGTTTCTGGAGGAAGTGTGTCTTGCGATCGGACTTAAAAGAACAAGAGATTTGGATATGTGATGAAGCAATGCAACAGGAATCAAGAAGCTCGGAGGAGATGAGAGCTGAAAGTGATGGCAACAGAGAAGTTAAATCAGTTGCTGGTCACTGAAAATGAAGTTTGCTCAGGGTATGTTTCTAAGAAGCTAGAACCGGAAGCTAAGCCATGCCCAGATGTTTCTGGAGGAAGTGTGTCTTGCGATCGGACTTAAAAGAACAAGAGATTTGGATATGTGATGAAGCAATGCAACAGGAATCAAGAAGCTCGGAGGAGATGAGAGCTGAAAGTGATGGCAACAGAGAAGTTAAATCAGTTGCTGGTCACTGAAAATGAAGTTTGCTCAGGGTATGTTTCTAAGAAGCTAGAACCGGAAGCTAAGCCATGCCCAGATGTTTCTGGAGGAAGTGTGTCTTGCGATCGGACTTAAAAGAACAAGAGATTTGGATATGTGATGAAGCAATGCAACAGGAATCAAGAAGCTCGGAGGAGATGAGAGCTGAAAGTGATGGCAACAGAGAAGTTAAATCAGTTGCTGGTCACTGAAAATGAAGTTTGCTCAGGGTATGTTTCTAAGAAGCTAGAACCGGAAGCTAAGCCATGCCCAGATGTTTCTGGAGGAAGTGTGTCTTGCGATCGGACTTAAAAGAACAAGAGATTTGGATATGTGATGAAGCAATGCAACAGGAATCAAGAAGCTCGGAGGAGATGAGAGCTGAAAGTGATGGCAACAGAGAAGTTAAATCAGTTGCTGGTCACTGAAAATGAAGTTTGCTCAGGGTATGTTTCTAAGAAGCTAGAACCGGAAGCTAAGCCATGCCCAGATGTTTCTGGAGGAAGTGTGTCTTGCGATCGGACTTAAAAGAACAAGAGATTTGGATATGTGATGAAGCAATGCAACAGGAATCAAGAAGCTCGGAGGAGATGAGAGCTGAAAGTGATGGCAACAGAGAAGTTAAATCAGTTGCTGGTCACTGAAAATGAAGTTTGCTCAGGGTATGTTTCTAAGAAGCTAGAACCGGAAGCTAAGCCATGCCCAGATGTTTCTGGAGGAAGTGTGTCTTGCGATCGGACTTAAAAGAACAAGAGATTTGGATATGTGATGAAGCAATGCAACAGGAATCAAGAAGCTCGGAGGAGATGAGAGCTGAAAGTGATGGCAACAGAGAAGTTAAATCAGTTGCTGGTCACTGAAAATGAAGTTTGCTCAGGGTATGTTTCTAAGAAGCTAGAACCGGAAGCTAAGCCATGCCCAGATGTTTCTGGAGGAAGTGTGTCTTGTGATCGGACTTAAAAGAACAAGAGATTCGGATATGTGATGAAGCAATGCAACAGGAATCAAGAAACTCGGAGGAGATGAGAGCTGAAAGTGATGGCAACAGAGAAGTTAAATCAGTTGCTGGTCACTGAAAATGAAGTTTGCTCAGGGTATGTTTCTAAGAAGCTAGAACCGGAAGCTAAGCCATGCCCAGATGTTTCTGGAGGAAGTCATCACCACTTGCTAGCATTGTTGCATTGTCTGATTGATACAAAGTTCAGCAAAAGGAGATTAGGCAGCTCATTCATCTTTTTGCCACAATGTTGGCTTTCTAATCCACCTTTCTTGTGTTTCTTTTGTCTTGTACAGACTGTGACTTTCTTTAATGAACAGTTGTATGGTGTTTAATCTTTAATGAACAATCAACCATGATAATTGACTCTTGGAGATACAGATGTTTTGACATCTCTTGTTTCTGTGCAAAGCTACAGTTGGATGTTTTGCATGTTCCATTTACGGTACACAACCAAAGTACATTTAAGTGATtattttaagaaataaataaatgctTTTAATTGAACATAATATAGAATTTATATTGCATATTAAGAAGGCTGAATTCCTTCAAAATTTTATTCTCTATTTATATTTTCTTACATAGAGTTCCACTCTCCCTCCTCTTTTTCCTCTAATTCAAATTGGTTTAAATTAATGTTATATATGCAATAAAATAAATTCTTAACTTATATATTttgaattaataaaaaaataaaataatcatataGAAAGAACATAAATTTAATGAAACATTAAATTGAAGTTAAGATGTATATTTTATGttacataattataatatttcattaattttattttttttattgaattaaaatatataattaagtatTAGGATGTATGATATTCATTTAATTCGATTTGGAAGAAAAATACTCTCAACTTTTTTAGAGTATTTTCGTCCTTTtcaaagcaaaaaaataaaaatcaacacCGAAAAGTAAATTGGATGTTAAGTGAAAAAACCTAAAATAAATCTCTTTTCTAAGGTATTCACCATAGTATTaagaatcaaatcaaataatatcTTCCGTAAACTATTACTATAATAAATACATTTGATTTTATAAGGtgcatttgaatatatatatatatatatatatatatatatatatatatatatagactcaAGTTGACAATATCTGGAAATACATGTTATTTTGCAATCCCATCAAATCTTAATAGTCTTATATACTTACAACtcaatttagttttatttttgctattaataaataaatattctatCTGTTTATTTGTACGTGTTTCCCGGATTCCTACGCGGCAGGCGCGCCTCTGCTACCCCACGTCTGCCTGTGTCGCCGTCGCGGATTGTTTGCGCCATATGAGACAGGAGGCACGGTTTTTCCTCTCAGAACGATAGGTGGAGCCCGCCCTGAGTCGTTTGCTCTGTTGTGTGTGAGTGTTGTGTGTCCCCTGACCCGGAAGGAACAGGAAAAAGCAAACTTCTCTTCTACGAATGCTTTTGTGTATCTCTCATCATCTATTTTCTAGGGTTTTGAAAGATTTTGAAGTCTGCTCCCTCCACTCCGCCCCGCTCCCAATTCGATACCCCATACTCCAACCTTTTCGCTCGGAGTAGTGCTTGCTCTCGTCTTCTCCCCGTCGGCGGTTGCCATCCTCTTCGGCCAGCGGCGGAGGGTGCCCCCCTGACGAACACCGGGCAGCGACGGGATCGGCGTTGCCGCGGGCGGTGATCGTGTTTTCCTCTGGAGGCTATCTCGGTCTCCATGGACCCCCAGAGCCACCCGCCACCCCCTGGCGAACCTTCCGCGGCCGCAGCCGGAACTTGCGCTTGTGACTGCCGTTGCTGCGGTCGTGCCTCCCTCGACTCCGACGCTTGGGTCCCCTCACTGAAGCGGAGGATGGACGAgatggaggcggcgacgccctccGTCTCGCCTGCTGCCGTGGATGACGGCGTTGTCAGGGTGGAGATCGCGGACGAGGCGGCGGCCGTCTGCGGCCACCTGCAGTCGATCCAGGAGCTGCGTACGGAGCTGGAGGAGGAGAGGAGCGCGGCGGCGTCAGCCGCGTCGGAGGCCATGTCGATGATCCTCCGGCTCCAGCGCGAGAAGGCCGAGGTCCAGATGGAGGCGCGCCAGTTCAAGGGCTTCGCCGAGGAGAAGATGGCGCACGACCGGCAGGAGATCGCCGCCCTCGAGGACCTCCTCCTGAAGTATGACGAGACCATTCTCTCCCTCTCCTACGAGGTCGAAACCTACCGCCACCGCCTCTTCAGCTCCGGCATTGGTGTTTCCGATGCCCCTGCATCCGAGCCAGAGTCTCCAGATGAGGCCACCACTGCCGACGCCCAATTCGACTTCTCATGCGGCGACTACCCTCCATTAAGATCCACCTTGTCCGCCGACGATGCTACTATCGACACGTACAAGTACCCATTCGGGGAGACCCCCCGTGAGCACCTCAATAAGCTCGAAGCACGCATCTCCCAGCTCGAACGGATGCCAAGCTGTGGCCAAATGAGTAACGTGGTAGACAAAATGGTTGCCATGGGGCATTCGCCTCACCGGCCGATTCATATTAAGAGACTCTCTGTTGACAGCTATGGTTCAAGCCTGGAGTTCAATAAGGGGGAGGAGTTCCCAATTACCATGGACCTTTCTTCTGATTGTGGTGTACAGGATGACATGAGCGACAGGGTATATACAATAGACACAATGCACAAGGCGGCTGAAGACTATGTCAGCCTGGCAAGGGTGGTTCATAACGAGAAGGATACGAATGGTAGTGACGAGGAAGCAGAGATAAGAAACCTTCGCTTGAGGCTTGAGGCTCTCGAGGCAGATAGGGAGTCCATGAGAAAGACCTTAATCTCTATTGCTACTGATAAGACTCAAGTGGTCATGCTGAACGACATTGCTCAGCATCTCCACGATGATGTGTCTTCTGAGAAGATTGTCAAGAAACAGCCTTTTCTCAAAAGGTTCTCACTCATGTTAATCATTAAGGTAAACCACGTTAACTTTTAGTGCTTATTGCGATTGATCTAAAGTGCAACTATGAAATCTTCCATTGTTTTATCAGAAAAATATGATTATGCCTTTGTTTTATGAAAAGCATGTTTATGCCATTATTAGATATTCGAAATACTATAGTTTTGGGATGTCAAGTTTAAAGCAACAGCACGAGCCTTGCTTAATACAGGGCATTTGATTAGCGTGAAGAGACTTCAGAAGAGATAAATGGAAATGTGACATAGGAGATAAAATGATGCGAAAATGGAAACACTGGAAACATTAGAAGTATATATGTTTTTTCAATTCCTTTCTTGGATTTAAATTGCACTACAGTTAGATTTGTTTACTTTACTGTAAAATTGAAGCTACTGATGCTTTAATTTGGTCAGCCAAGTTTGACACACTCATATCATCAGGATCGTAAACTCTGGTATTCATGATAAGTTTTTGTAGTAATTGCGGGGTACAAGGGCACATTTTCTGATTAGGTTATACTCTGCAACAATAGTTGCCCatggtattgcaaaccatgaGTTCAACATGTTCTATGTGTCATTTTGCTTCTACTGAAATTATCTTTAACATTTGTTGAAGAGTCTGAAAACACATATTTCAGTTAGATATGTGGAAGACTACTACCCTGGGACATCAAATGGAGATCTAAAATGAATAGTTTGCAGTACACTTGGCTTGAAAAAGGCTATGAAGTTTGATATATGATAGAGCAACTAGCATTTGCTTAGTCAGTTGTATCGCTATGATTCTATTGCAACTCTTTGCTTATTTGCTGCCCTTCCTGATTTTGTGCCGTCGTGCAGGCTGCGGTATCATTTGTGTTTCAGAGAAAGAGATCATCTCGAATCAGGCAAGTGTTCATGTTTTTGCTTAAATTTCTGGATTATGATGATGTCAAGGATACTGAAGAATGAAAGATGCTAACTGTTGTTTGAATATTATCAGGTATAGTTTTGGGCTATCAGCAAATAATGCTGGCTTGCTGCTGCTTTTGGACAGGGCTGCTCGAATGAGGCATCAGAGATTTCTTACGAAAACCCAAGGAGAGCTTCCAACTTTTCATACACAGCCCAAGTCATCATCTCAGCATGTAAATTCTTAAGAGAATCCGAGTGACATTATCACATTTTCCGATGGCATTCTTTCCTGGTTTAATATGATAATGTTGGTAAGAaatattaattttcttttatgttaatTATTTGTATTCATAGCTTAGGCATGGAAAGACTTTACCTGCATATAAAATTGTGGTAATTTAGTATCTGGAGACATTTAACTGTCGTgcatctactttttttttttttgagtggaTCCCATTTTGATGGAGGTGATCTATTATTATACTTGTTACATGATAAATATTGACTGCTAGAATTCTGCGGCACACGATATAATTTATTACAATTGTTTGATTGACTACTGCCACATTGTTTCCCTTTATGAGATCCTAATGTGCACGTTGTTGGTAGTTCAAATTGTATTATCTCGGTTCACTTTGCatgattaagattgatttatataaCTTGATTGATTTATTATTGTTAACTTTAACTTTAAGTCTCATGGAGTATTACTGTTAacttcatattaaatattttaaattaatagtTGAAATTGTCTTTTTACCTATCATTTTGTGATGTTATGAATTTTATCAATGCAACTGACAATGTTATAACAAATGTTAGATTTCTATGAAAACATATTAGCTTTTAAACAGTGATACATGCATAGATGGGAGTCAAGATTAAAGAAGATATCCATCATCCACAATCAAGTAAACAGAAAACACTTAGcaattaatgatattttttcattttctttaaaAGAACAAGGACAAATGTCTCTTTCCTGTATAGTTTACATGGAAGACACTTGAACCTTCTTATTAGGTGACAatgtcattcaaaatatattgCTTATCCATATCCTTGGGACTCTAATTTAACATCCTCGTACAATTTAAAACCAGATATTCTGAGTTTATTAACAGACCATTAAGCTCCCAAATAGTATCTTCATTGCAAAGAGGATCAACCATAGGATCAATTTTTTCCATAGTAGACTTGTGCTGGTTACAAAATTGCTTCCCTCGGTGTGTATATATAATGCAGCAGCATCCAGCATTTACGATCTCATACATACAACATTGATTGAGCTCAAGATTCGTGGTGTTCAAAGAAGTTGGTATCAGTCCTTTGTTGAGATATGATACTTGAGTTCCAATGTTTCATCAACTTTACCTTCCGCTGAAAGATGGGTGAATAAAGAATTACATGCCTCAAGATCAGGTTCCCAACCCTCATCTTTTATCTTTTGTGTCCAATCTAATGCTGTTGTCGCATTCCTCGACAAACAATGCCGGCGGAGAATCATATTACAAGTTTCCTGATTAAGTTGTATTTGCTTGTCATGAAGCTCCAACTATAGCTTGTCAACCATTTCCATTCTGCCAATCAGACACAATCCATCTATCAATCCATTGTATATCTTTATCTCAGGCAAAAACGCCTTttttaacatgaaatcctttaattTAAATGCTTCCATGCGTAGGCGCTGCATCAGATTATCGTAATGACTGATATTTGGATGATGCCCTCTTGGAACCATTTTTATGAAGATCTTCAAAGCTTTTAACCACCAACCATATTCACAAAGAGACTCCACAAGTTGTGAGCTATACATGAACTTCCTATCCGACCAACCCACCCTCATGTGATTGAACAGAGAATTTGCGCAAGCAGGCCTCTCTTGCTTGCACAACTCTTTGATCAAGAGATTTATAGTATAGCTCTCTGGCTTTACCTTGATGATATCAAGCATATGATTGAACAGATAGCAGACCATTTTCATGTCTCCTTTCTCGCAGGAACCTttgatcaagatattaaaagtgtCCAAATCAGGTACACAGTCTTCCACTTTCATCCTAGAGAAAAGGCCTCCCTTGTTTTCATCATAACATTGAAGGTTTCGGTATCCAAAGCATCAACTCTTCTATCAAGTATTTGATGGAACAACAGCCTACCGGATTCCTCTTCTCTTGATCGAACCAACTTCTCCAGAAGGATGCTACAAGAAGTTACTGAAGGATTAAATCCGCGATCAATCAACTCATTCAACAAAGACAGACCTTTATCGGATCTCCCAACACGAGCCCACTGGTGCAGAACATAATCATAATCTGCCGGTGTGACATCAAAGCGGAGATGTATCATTTTACGAAGCAAAGAGTCGGCGATTGAAGCATGCAAAAGGGATACAGTCTGTCGTCAAAACCACAAGAGTAGCCGAGTAGGTCAGGTCAGACTGTCATGCTCGAAACCTTGAAGGTTGTCTAACCATGCAAAACACTCGAAGGCTATGTCAGGTTTCTTGATGCCCTTGAGGACTTTGAACAGCAACCGAGGGGGTGATTCCAGAGGCAGAAGCAGCACAGAGCTCGTTAAGCAACACATCCCACTTATCTGTCTTCTCGAGAACAGCCGCTACACTCCGTACCAATTCATTCGTAGATATTGATTTATCGTCTGCCTTGAGTTGCCTTTTCTGCCTTCCCGAGTAGTTTAAGAATCCACTTGCTTTTGAATCCATGAGCTTGACAACCAAAAACATGCACTTGACAATGCAATGTGAATCTGTGGCACCACAAAACTCTCTTGGAGAGCTCTGCTTT
Protein-coding regions in this window:
- the LOC135673373 gene encoding myosin-binding protein 7-like, which gives rise to MDPQSHPPPPGEPSAAAAGTCACDCRCCGRASLDSDAWVPSLKRRMDEMEAATPSVSPAAVDDGVVRVEIADEAAAVCGHLQSIQELRTELEEERSAAASAASEAMSMILRLQREKAEVQMEARQFKGFAEEKMAHDRQEIAALEDLLLKYDETILSLSYEVETYRHRLFSSGIGVSDAPASEPESPDEATTADAQFDFSCGDYPPLRSTLSADDATIDTYKYPFGETPREHLNKLEARISQLERMPSCGQMSNVVDKMVAMGHSPHRPIHIKRLSVDSYGSSLEFNKGEEFPITMDLSSDCGVQDDMSDRVYTIDTMHKAAEDYVSLARVVHNEKDTNGSDEEAEIRNLRLRLEALEADRESMRKTLISIATDKTQVVMLNDIAQHLHDDVSSEKIVKKQPFLKRFSLMLIIKAAVSFVFQRKRSSRIRYSFGLSANNAGLLLLLDRAARMRHQRFLTKTQGELPTFHTQPKSSSQHVNS